The following proteins are co-located in the Enoplosus armatus isolate fEnoArm2 chromosome 8, fEnoArm2.hap1, whole genome shotgun sequence genome:
- the ampd1 gene encoding AMP deaminase 1 isoform X3, with translation MPKVLVPGQQKTDDKMRAFAEEVFASETKDESIRDEISMFDVAEDCPILHNEMAHHLHTEDDAEKRKRHQRCRTMAVPAAAAHANSAPVVSVEVDTPTYLEVPDFQRVAIIGDYAAGVTMDDFELSCRGLYRALTIREKYMRLAYQRFPRTTSQYLREIEAESFKPEDQVQPVFTSPPKNGEDPFDSKDLPKNLGYVARMREGLIYVYNDAAAADKHQPKDLPCPDYTTFIDDMNFLIALIAQGPTKTYCHRRLKFLMSKFNVHEMLNEMEEMKELKMNPHRDFYNCRKVDTHIHAAACMNQKHLLRFIKKSYRVDAERVVHNLKGKEVTMKALFESLNLHPYDLTVDSLDVHAGRQTFQRFDKFNAKYNPVGASELRDLYLKTENHINGEYFATIIKEVATDLEDAKYQYAEPRLSIYGCNPNEWNKLSGWFVRHRVFSPNLKWMIQVPRIYDIFRGRNFVPHFGKMLENIFLPVFKATIDPHSDPDLSIFLKHVTGFDSVDDESKHSGHMFSTKSPKPEEWDIVKNPSYTYYIYYMYANIAVLNQLRRQRGMNTFTFRPHCGEAGAITHLLAAFMTADNISHGLNLKKSPVLQYLYFMAQIPIAMSPLSNNSLFLEYAKNPLLEFHKKGLVVSLSTDDPMQFHYTKEPLMEEYAIAAQVFKLSTCDMCEISRNSVLQSAMSHEEKSHCLGPDYLKEGPEGNDIRKTNVAQIRMAFRFETLCYELNLIKDGLKTE, from the exons ATGCCTAAAGTCTTAGTGCCAG GTCAACAGA AGACCGATGATAAGATGCGGGCCTTCGCGGAGGAGGTCTTCGCGTCCGAGACCAAAGACGAGAGCATCCGCGATGAGATCTCCATGTTCGATGTGGCCGAGGACTGTCCCATCCTCCACAATGAGATGGCCCACCATCTGCACACTGAGGATGATGCTGAGAAACG CAAGAGGCACCAGCGTTGCCGCACCATGGCCGTGCCCGCGGCCGCTGCCCACGCGAATTCTGCCCCTGTGGTGTCAGTGGAGGTGGACACGCCCACCTACCTGGAAGTGCCTGACTTCCAGAGGGTGGCCATCATCGGAGACTACGCCGCCGGG GTGACCATGGATGACTTTGAGCTGTCCTGTAGGGGTCTGTACCGTGCCTTGACCATCAGGGAGAAGTACATGAGGCTGGCCTACCAGCGCTTCCCACGGACGACCTCCCAGTACTTGCGCGAGATCGAGGCGGAGTCCTTCAAGCCTGAAGATCAGGTGCAGCCAG TCTTCACATCTCCTCCCAAGAACGGGGAAGACCCCTTCGATTCCAAGGACCTGCCAAAGAATCTGGGATATGTTGCTCGCATGAGGGAGGGTCTCATCTACGTGTACAACGacgctgcagctgctgacaaaCATCAGCCCAAAGACCTGCCCTGCCCCGACTACACCACCTTCATCGACGACATGAACTTCCTCATTGCTCTCATTGCGCAGGGCCCAAC caaGACTTACTGTCACCGCCGTCTGAAGTTCCTCATGTCCAAGTTCAACGTGCACGAAATGCTGaatgagatggaggagatgaaggagctgAAGATGAACCCCCACAGGGACTTCTACAACTGCAGGAAG GTGGACACCCACATCCACGCTGCCGCCTGCATGAACCAGAAGCACCTGCTGCGCTTCATCAAGAAGTCGTACCGCGTGGACGCTGAGCGCGTCGTGCACAACCTCAAAGGGAAAGAGGTCACCATGAAGGCGCTCTTCGAGTCCCTTAACCTGCACCCTTATGACCTCACTGTGGACTCCCTGGACGTGCACGCT GGGAGACAAACCTTCCAGCGTTTCGATAAGTTCAACGCCAAGTACAACCCTGTGGGAGCCAGCGAGCTGCGTGACCTGTACCTGAAGACGGAGAATCACATCAATGGAGAGTACTTTGCCACCATCATCAAG GAAGTAGCCACTGACCTGGAGGATGCCAAGTACCAGTATGCTGAGCCTCGCCTGTCCATCTACGGCTGCAACCCCAACGAGTGGAACAAGCTCTCCGGCTGGTTCGTCAGGCACAGAGTCTTCTCCCCAAACCTCAAATGGATGATTCAAGTACCCAGGATCTA CGACATCTTCAGAGGCAGGAACTTTGTGCCCCACTTTGGCAAGATGTTGGAGAACATTTTCCTCCCTGTGTTCAAGGCCACCATCGACCCACACTCCGACCCAGACCTCAGCATCTTCCTCAAGCAT GTGACGGGTTTCGACAGCGTGGACGATGAGTCCAAACACAGCGGTCACATGTTTTCCACCAAGAGCCCCAAACCCGAGGAGTGGGACATCGTCAAGAACCCCTCCTACACTtactacatttactacatgtatGCCAACATCGCTGTGCTCAACCAGCTCCGCAG ACAGAGGGGGATGAACACGTTCACATTCAGGCCTCACTGCGGCGAGGCCGGTGCCATCACCCATCTGCTGGCTGCCTTCATGACCGCCGACAACATCTCTCACGGCCTCAACCTCAAGAag AGTCCGGTGCTGCAGTACCTGTACTTCATGGCCCAGATCCCCATTGCCATGTCCCCTCTTAGCAACAACAGCCTGTTCCTGGAGTACGCCAAGAACCCCCTGCTGGAGTTCCACAAGAAAGGCCTGGTGGTTTCTCTGTCCACCGACGACCCCATGCAGTTCCACTACACCAAG GAACCCCTGATGGAAGAGTACGCCATTGCAGCACAGGTCTTCAAGCTTAGCACCTGCGACATGTGTGAGATCTCCAGGAACAGTGTGCTGCAGAGCGCCATGTCTCATGAG GAGAAGAGCCACTGCCTGGGTCCCGACTACCTGAAGGAGGGTCCAGAGGGCAACGACATCCGTAAGACGAATGTGGCCCAGATCCGTATGGCCTTTCGCTTCGAGACCCTGTGCTATGAGCTCAACCTCATCAAGGACGGCTTGAAGACTGAGTAA
- the ampd1 gene encoding AMP deaminase 1 isoform X2 has translation MPKVLVPETDDKMRAFAEEVFASETKDESIRDEISMFDVAEDCPILHNEMAHHLHTEDDAEKRKRHQRCRTMAVPAAAAHANSAPVVSVEVDTPTYLEVPDFQRVAIIGDYAAGVTMDDFELSCRGLYRALTIREKYMRLAYQRFPRTTSQYLREIEAESFKPEDQVQPVFTSPPKNGEDPFDSKDLPKNLGYVARMREGLIYVYNDAAAADKHQPKDLPCPDYTTFIDDMNFLIALIAQGPTKTYCHRRLKFLMSKFNVHEMLNEMEEMKELKMNPHRDFYNCRKVDTHIHAAACMNQKHLLRFIKKSYRVDAERVVHNLKGKEVTMKALFESLNLHPYDLTVDSLDVHAGRQTFQRFDKFNAKYNPVGASELRDLYLKTENHINGEYFATIIKEVATDLEDAKYQYAEPRLSIYGCNPNEWNKLSGWFVRHRVFSPNLKWMIQVPRIYDIFRGRNFVPHFGKMLENIFLPVFKATIDPHSDPDLSIFLKHVTGFDSVDDESKHSGHMFSTKSPKPEEWDIVKNPSYTYYIYYMYANIAVLNQLRRQRGMNTFTFRPHCGEAGAITHLLAAFMTADNISHGLNLKKSPVLQYLYFMAQIPIAMSPLSNNSLFLEYAKNPLLEFHKKGLVVSLSTDDPMQFHYTKEPLMEEYAIAAQVFKLSTCDMCEISRNSVLQSAMSHEEKSHCLGPDYLKEGPEGNDIRKTNVAQIRMAFRFETLCYELNLIKDGLKTE, from the exons ATGCCTAAAGTCTTAGTGCCAG AGACCGATGATAAGATGCGGGCCTTCGCGGAGGAGGTCTTCGCGTCCGAGACCAAAGACGAGAGCATCCGCGATGAGATCTCCATGTTCGATGTGGCCGAGGACTGTCCCATCCTCCACAATGAGATGGCCCACCATCTGCACACTGAGGATGATGCTGAGAAACG CAAGAGGCACCAGCGTTGCCGCACCATGGCCGTGCCCGCGGCCGCTGCCCACGCGAATTCTGCCCCTGTGGTGTCAGTGGAGGTGGACACGCCCACCTACCTGGAAGTGCCTGACTTCCAGAGGGTGGCCATCATCGGAGACTACGCCGCCGGG GTGACCATGGATGACTTTGAGCTGTCCTGTAGGGGTCTGTACCGTGCCTTGACCATCAGGGAGAAGTACATGAGGCTGGCCTACCAGCGCTTCCCACGGACGACCTCCCAGTACTTGCGCGAGATCGAGGCGGAGTCCTTCAAGCCTGAAGATCAGGTGCAGCCAG TCTTCACATCTCCTCCCAAGAACGGGGAAGACCCCTTCGATTCCAAGGACCTGCCAAAGAATCTGGGATATGTTGCTCGCATGAGGGAGGGTCTCATCTACGTGTACAACGacgctgcagctgctgacaaaCATCAGCCCAAAGACCTGCCCTGCCCCGACTACACCACCTTCATCGACGACATGAACTTCCTCATTGCTCTCATTGCGCAGGGCCCAAC caaGACTTACTGTCACCGCCGTCTGAAGTTCCTCATGTCCAAGTTCAACGTGCACGAAATGCTGaatgagatggaggagatgaaggagctgAAGATGAACCCCCACAGGGACTTCTACAACTGCAGGAAG GTGGACACCCACATCCACGCTGCCGCCTGCATGAACCAGAAGCACCTGCTGCGCTTCATCAAGAAGTCGTACCGCGTGGACGCTGAGCGCGTCGTGCACAACCTCAAAGGGAAAGAGGTCACCATGAAGGCGCTCTTCGAGTCCCTTAACCTGCACCCTTATGACCTCACTGTGGACTCCCTGGACGTGCACGCT GGGAGACAAACCTTCCAGCGTTTCGATAAGTTCAACGCCAAGTACAACCCTGTGGGAGCCAGCGAGCTGCGTGACCTGTACCTGAAGACGGAGAATCACATCAATGGAGAGTACTTTGCCACCATCATCAAG GAAGTAGCCACTGACCTGGAGGATGCCAAGTACCAGTATGCTGAGCCTCGCCTGTCCATCTACGGCTGCAACCCCAACGAGTGGAACAAGCTCTCCGGCTGGTTCGTCAGGCACAGAGTCTTCTCCCCAAACCTCAAATGGATGATTCAAGTACCCAGGATCTA CGACATCTTCAGAGGCAGGAACTTTGTGCCCCACTTTGGCAAGATGTTGGAGAACATTTTCCTCCCTGTGTTCAAGGCCACCATCGACCCACACTCCGACCCAGACCTCAGCATCTTCCTCAAGCAT GTGACGGGTTTCGACAGCGTGGACGATGAGTCCAAACACAGCGGTCACATGTTTTCCACCAAGAGCCCCAAACCCGAGGAGTGGGACATCGTCAAGAACCCCTCCTACACTtactacatttactacatgtatGCCAACATCGCTGTGCTCAACCAGCTCCGCAG ACAGAGGGGGATGAACACGTTCACATTCAGGCCTCACTGCGGCGAGGCCGGTGCCATCACCCATCTGCTGGCTGCCTTCATGACCGCCGACAACATCTCTCACGGCCTCAACCTCAAGAag AGTCCGGTGCTGCAGTACCTGTACTTCATGGCCCAGATCCCCATTGCCATGTCCCCTCTTAGCAACAACAGCCTGTTCCTGGAGTACGCCAAGAACCCCCTGCTGGAGTTCCACAAGAAAGGCCTGGTGGTTTCTCTGTCCACCGACGACCCCATGCAGTTCCACTACACCAAG GAACCCCTGATGGAAGAGTACGCCATTGCAGCACAGGTCTTCAAGCTTAGCACCTGCGACATGTGTGAGATCTCCAGGAACAGTGTGCTGCAGAGCGCCATGTCTCATGAG GAGAAGAGCCACTGCCTGGGTCCCGACTACCTGAAGGAGGGTCCAGAGGGCAACGACATCCGTAAGACGAATGTGGCCCAGATCCGTATGGCCTTTCGCTTCGAGACCCTGTGCTATGAGCTCAACCTCATCAAGGACGGCTTGAAGACTGAGTAA
- the ampd1 gene encoding AMP deaminase 1 isoform X1: MPKVLVPGEYGQKTDDKMRAFAEEVFASETKDESIRDEISMFDVAEDCPILHNEMAHHLHTEDDAEKRKRHQRCRTMAVPAAAAHANSAPVVSVEVDTPTYLEVPDFQRVAIIGDYAAGVTMDDFELSCRGLYRALTIREKYMRLAYQRFPRTTSQYLREIEAESFKPEDQVQPVFTSPPKNGEDPFDSKDLPKNLGYVARMREGLIYVYNDAAAADKHQPKDLPCPDYTTFIDDMNFLIALIAQGPTKTYCHRRLKFLMSKFNVHEMLNEMEEMKELKMNPHRDFYNCRKVDTHIHAAACMNQKHLLRFIKKSYRVDAERVVHNLKGKEVTMKALFESLNLHPYDLTVDSLDVHAGRQTFQRFDKFNAKYNPVGASELRDLYLKTENHINGEYFATIIKEVATDLEDAKYQYAEPRLSIYGCNPNEWNKLSGWFVRHRVFSPNLKWMIQVPRIYDIFRGRNFVPHFGKMLENIFLPVFKATIDPHSDPDLSIFLKHVTGFDSVDDESKHSGHMFSTKSPKPEEWDIVKNPSYTYYIYYMYANIAVLNQLRRQRGMNTFTFRPHCGEAGAITHLLAAFMTADNISHGLNLKKSPVLQYLYFMAQIPIAMSPLSNNSLFLEYAKNPLLEFHKKGLVVSLSTDDPMQFHYTKEPLMEEYAIAAQVFKLSTCDMCEISRNSVLQSAMSHEEKSHCLGPDYLKEGPEGNDIRKTNVAQIRMAFRFETLCYELNLIKDGLKTE, encoded by the exons ATGCCTAAAGTCTTAGTGCCAGGTGAGTACGGGCAGA AGACCGATGATAAGATGCGGGCCTTCGCGGAGGAGGTCTTCGCGTCCGAGACCAAAGACGAGAGCATCCGCGATGAGATCTCCATGTTCGATGTGGCCGAGGACTGTCCCATCCTCCACAATGAGATGGCCCACCATCTGCACACTGAGGATGATGCTGAGAAACG CAAGAGGCACCAGCGTTGCCGCACCATGGCCGTGCCCGCGGCCGCTGCCCACGCGAATTCTGCCCCTGTGGTGTCAGTGGAGGTGGACACGCCCACCTACCTGGAAGTGCCTGACTTCCAGAGGGTGGCCATCATCGGAGACTACGCCGCCGGG GTGACCATGGATGACTTTGAGCTGTCCTGTAGGGGTCTGTACCGTGCCTTGACCATCAGGGAGAAGTACATGAGGCTGGCCTACCAGCGCTTCCCACGGACGACCTCCCAGTACTTGCGCGAGATCGAGGCGGAGTCCTTCAAGCCTGAAGATCAGGTGCAGCCAG TCTTCACATCTCCTCCCAAGAACGGGGAAGACCCCTTCGATTCCAAGGACCTGCCAAAGAATCTGGGATATGTTGCTCGCATGAGGGAGGGTCTCATCTACGTGTACAACGacgctgcagctgctgacaaaCATCAGCCCAAAGACCTGCCCTGCCCCGACTACACCACCTTCATCGACGACATGAACTTCCTCATTGCTCTCATTGCGCAGGGCCCAAC caaGACTTACTGTCACCGCCGTCTGAAGTTCCTCATGTCCAAGTTCAACGTGCACGAAATGCTGaatgagatggaggagatgaaggagctgAAGATGAACCCCCACAGGGACTTCTACAACTGCAGGAAG GTGGACACCCACATCCACGCTGCCGCCTGCATGAACCAGAAGCACCTGCTGCGCTTCATCAAGAAGTCGTACCGCGTGGACGCTGAGCGCGTCGTGCACAACCTCAAAGGGAAAGAGGTCACCATGAAGGCGCTCTTCGAGTCCCTTAACCTGCACCCTTATGACCTCACTGTGGACTCCCTGGACGTGCACGCT GGGAGACAAACCTTCCAGCGTTTCGATAAGTTCAACGCCAAGTACAACCCTGTGGGAGCCAGCGAGCTGCGTGACCTGTACCTGAAGACGGAGAATCACATCAATGGAGAGTACTTTGCCACCATCATCAAG GAAGTAGCCACTGACCTGGAGGATGCCAAGTACCAGTATGCTGAGCCTCGCCTGTCCATCTACGGCTGCAACCCCAACGAGTGGAACAAGCTCTCCGGCTGGTTCGTCAGGCACAGAGTCTTCTCCCCAAACCTCAAATGGATGATTCAAGTACCCAGGATCTA CGACATCTTCAGAGGCAGGAACTTTGTGCCCCACTTTGGCAAGATGTTGGAGAACATTTTCCTCCCTGTGTTCAAGGCCACCATCGACCCACACTCCGACCCAGACCTCAGCATCTTCCTCAAGCAT GTGACGGGTTTCGACAGCGTGGACGATGAGTCCAAACACAGCGGTCACATGTTTTCCACCAAGAGCCCCAAACCCGAGGAGTGGGACATCGTCAAGAACCCCTCCTACACTtactacatttactacatgtatGCCAACATCGCTGTGCTCAACCAGCTCCGCAG ACAGAGGGGGATGAACACGTTCACATTCAGGCCTCACTGCGGCGAGGCCGGTGCCATCACCCATCTGCTGGCTGCCTTCATGACCGCCGACAACATCTCTCACGGCCTCAACCTCAAGAag AGTCCGGTGCTGCAGTACCTGTACTTCATGGCCCAGATCCCCATTGCCATGTCCCCTCTTAGCAACAACAGCCTGTTCCTGGAGTACGCCAAGAACCCCCTGCTGGAGTTCCACAAGAAAGGCCTGGTGGTTTCTCTGTCCACCGACGACCCCATGCAGTTCCACTACACCAAG GAACCCCTGATGGAAGAGTACGCCATTGCAGCACAGGTCTTCAAGCTTAGCACCTGCGACATGTGTGAGATCTCCAGGAACAGTGTGCTGCAGAGCGCCATGTCTCATGAG GAGAAGAGCCACTGCCTGGGTCCCGACTACCTGAAGGAGGGTCCAGAGGGCAACGACATCCGTAAGACGAATGTGGCCCAGATCCGTATGGCCTTTCGCTTCGAGACCCTGTGCTATGAGCTCAACCTCATCAAGGACGGCTTGAAGACTGAGTAA
- the ampd1 gene encoding AMP deaminase 1 isoform X4, giving the protein MPKVLVPGQKTDDKMRAFAEEVFASETKDESIRDEISMFDVAEDCPILHNEMAHHLHTEDDAEKRKRHQRCRTMAVPAAAAHANSAPVVSVEVDTPTYLEVPDFQRVAIIGDYAAGVTMDDFELSCRGLYRALTIREKYMRLAYQRFPRTTSQYLREIEAESFKPEDQVQPVFTSPPKNGEDPFDSKDLPKNLGYVARMREGLIYVYNDAAAADKHQPKDLPCPDYTTFIDDMNFLIALIAQGPTKTYCHRRLKFLMSKFNVHEMLNEMEEMKELKMNPHRDFYNCRKVDTHIHAAACMNQKHLLRFIKKSYRVDAERVVHNLKGKEVTMKALFESLNLHPYDLTVDSLDVHAGRQTFQRFDKFNAKYNPVGASELRDLYLKTENHINGEYFATIIKEVATDLEDAKYQYAEPRLSIYGCNPNEWNKLSGWFVRHRVFSPNLKWMIQVPRIYDIFRGRNFVPHFGKMLENIFLPVFKATIDPHSDPDLSIFLKHVTGFDSVDDESKHSGHMFSTKSPKPEEWDIVKNPSYTYYIYYMYANIAVLNQLRRQRGMNTFTFRPHCGEAGAITHLLAAFMTADNISHGLNLKKSPVLQYLYFMAQIPIAMSPLSNNSLFLEYAKNPLLEFHKKGLVVSLSTDDPMQFHYTKEPLMEEYAIAAQVFKLSTCDMCEISRNSVLQSAMSHEEKSHCLGPDYLKEGPEGNDIRKTNVAQIRMAFRFETLCYELNLIKDGLKTE; this is encoded by the exons ATGCCTAAAGTCTTAGTGCCAG GTCAGA AGACCGATGATAAGATGCGGGCCTTCGCGGAGGAGGTCTTCGCGTCCGAGACCAAAGACGAGAGCATCCGCGATGAGATCTCCATGTTCGATGTGGCCGAGGACTGTCCCATCCTCCACAATGAGATGGCCCACCATCTGCACACTGAGGATGATGCTGAGAAACG CAAGAGGCACCAGCGTTGCCGCACCATGGCCGTGCCCGCGGCCGCTGCCCACGCGAATTCTGCCCCTGTGGTGTCAGTGGAGGTGGACACGCCCACCTACCTGGAAGTGCCTGACTTCCAGAGGGTGGCCATCATCGGAGACTACGCCGCCGGG GTGACCATGGATGACTTTGAGCTGTCCTGTAGGGGTCTGTACCGTGCCTTGACCATCAGGGAGAAGTACATGAGGCTGGCCTACCAGCGCTTCCCACGGACGACCTCCCAGTACTTGCGCGAGATCGAGGCGGAGTCCTTCAAGCCTGAAGATCAGGTGCAGCCAG TCTTCACATCTCCTCCCAAGAACGGGGAAGACCCCTTCGATTCCAAGGACCTGCCAAAGAATCTGGGATATGTTGCTCGCATGAGGGAGGGTCTCATCTACGTGTACAACGacgctgcagctgctgacaaaCATCAGCCCAAAGACCTGCCCTGCCCCGACTACACCACCTTCATCGACGACATGAACTTCCTCATTGCTCTCATTGCGCAGGGCCCAAC caaGACTTACTGTCACCGCCGTCTGAAGTTCCTCATGTCCAAGTTCAACGTGCACGAAATGCTGaatgagatggaggagatgaaggagctgAAGATGAACCCCCACAGGGACTTCTACAACTGCAGGAAG GTGGACACCCACATCCACGCTGCCGCCTGCATGAACCAGAAGCACCTGCTGCGCTTCATCAAGAAGTCGTACCGCGTGGACGCTGAGCGCGTCGTGCACAACCTCAAAGGGAAAGAGGTCACCATGAAGGCGCTCTTCGAGTCCCTTAACCTGCACCCTTATGACCTCACTGTGGACTCCCTGGACGTGCACGCT GGGAGACAAACCTTCCAGCGTTTCGATAAGTTCAACGCCAAGTACAACCCTGTGGGAGCCAGCGAGCTGCGTGACCTGTACCTGAAGACGGAGAATCACATCAATGGAGAGTACTTTGCCACCATCATCAAG GAAGTAGCCACTGACCTGGAGGATGCCAAGTACCAGTATGCTGAGCCTCGCCTGTCCATCTACGGCTGCAACCCCAACGAGTGGAACAAGCTCTCCGGCTGGTTCGTCAGGCACAGAGTCTTCTCCCCAAACCTCAAATGGATGATTCAAGTACCCAGGATCTA CGACATCTTCAGAGGCAGGAACTTTGTGCCCCACTTTGGCAAGATGTTGGAGAACATTTTCCTCCCTGTGTTCAAGGCCACCATCGACCCACACTCCGACCCAGACCTCAGCATCTTCCTCAAGCAT GTGACGGGTTTCGACAGCGTGGACGATGAGTCCAAACACAGCGGTCACATGTTTTCCACCAAGAGCCCCAAACCCGAGGAGTGGGACATCGTCAAGAACCCCTCCTACACTtactacatttactacatgtatGCCAACATCGCTGTGCTCAACCAGCTCCGCAG ACAGAGGGGGATGAACACGTTCACATTCAGGCCTCACTGCGGCGAGGCCGGTGCCATCACCCATCTGCTGGCTGCCTTCATGACCGCCGACAACATCTCTCACGGCCTCAACCTCAAGAag AGTCCGGTGCTGCAGTACCTGTACTTCATGGCCCAGATCCCCATTGCCATGTCCCCTCTTAGCAACAACAGCCTGTTCCTGGAGTACGCCAAGAACCCCCTGCTGGAGTTCCACAAGAAAGGCCTGGTGGTTTCTCTGTCCACCGACGACCCCATGCAGTTCCACTACACCAAG GAACCCCTGATGGAAGAGTACGCCATTGCAGCACAGGTCTTCAAGCTTAGCACCTGCGACATGTGTGAGATCTCCAGGAACAGTGTGCTGCAGAGCGCCATGTCTCATGAG GAGAAGAGCCACTGCCTGGGTCCCGACTACCTGAAGGAGGGTCCAGAGGGCAACGACATCCGTAAGACGAATGTGGCCCAGATCCGTATGGCCTTTCGCTTCGAGACCCTGTGCTATGAGCTCAACCTCATCAAGGACGGCTTGAAGACTGAGTAA